The Neovison vison isolate M4711 chromosome 10, ASM_NN_V1, whole genome shotgun sequence genome has a segment encoding these proteins:
- the DEGS1 gene encoding sphingolipid delta(4)-desaturase DES1 → MGNRVAREDFEWVYTDQPHASRRQEILAKYPEIKSLMKPDPNLIWIITMMVLTQLVAFYLVKDLDWKWVIFWAYAFGSCINHSVTLAIHEVSHNSAFGHYRAMWNRWFGIFANLPIGVPYSISFKRYHMDHHRYLGGDGIDVDIPTDFEGWFFCTTFRKFIWVVLQPLFYAFRPLFINPKPISYLEIINTVIQVTFDIIIYYVLGVKSLVYMLAASLLGLGLHPISGHFIAEHYMFLKGHETYSYYGPLNLLTFNVGYHNEHHDFPNIPGKSLPLVRKIAAEYYDNLPHYNSWIRVLYDFVTDDTISPYSRMKRHQKGKVVLE, encoded by the exons ATGGGGAACCGCGTCGCGCGAGAAGACTTCGAGTGGGTCTACACGGACCAGCCCCACGCCAGCCGGCGCCAGGAGATCCTGG cAAAGTATCCAGAGATAAAGTCCCTGATGAAGCCCGATCCCAACTTGATCTGGATTATAACCATGATGGTTCTCACCCAGCTGGTTGCGTTCTACTTAGTGAAGGACCTGGACTGGAAGTGGGTCATATTTTGGGCGTACGCCTTCGGCAGCTGCATTAACCACTCTGTGACTCTGGCTATTCATGAGGTCTCCCACAATAGTGCCTTTGGCCACTACAGAGCTATGTGGAATCGCTGGTTTGGCATATTTGCCAATCTTCCCATTGGCGTTCCCTACTCAATCTCCTTTAAGAGGTATCACATGGACCATCATCGTTACCTTGGGGGTGATGGCATCGATGTGGATATTCCCACCGATTTTGAAGGCTGGTTTTTCTGCACCACTTTCAGAAAGTTTATATGGGTGGTCCTTCAGCCTCTCTTTTATGCTTTCCGACCTCTGTTCATCAACCCCAAGCCCATTTCTTACCTGGAAATTATTAATACTGTGATCCAGGTCACTTTTGACATTATAATTTACTACGTTTTGGGAGTTAAATCTTTGGTCTACATGTTGGCAGCATCCTTACTGGGGCTAGGTTTGCACCCgatttctggacatttcatagcCGAACATTACATGTTCCTCAAGGGACATGAAACCTACTCGTATTACGGGCCCCTGAATCTGCTCACCTTCAATGTGGGTTACCATAATGAGCACCATGACTTCCCCAACATTCCTGGAAAAAGCCTTCCACTG GTGAGGAAGATCGCCGCTGAGTACTACGACAACCTGCCCCACTACAACTCGTGGATTAGAGTACTGTATGACTTCGTGACGGATGACACCATAAGTCCCTACTCGAGAATGAAGCGGCATCAGAAAGGCAAGGTGGTCCTGGAGTGA
- the LOC122918155 gene encoding LOW QUALITY PROTEIN: F-box only protein 27-like (The sequence of the model RefSeq protein was modified relative to this genomic sequence to represent the inferred CDS: inserted 2 bases in 2 codons): protein MDAGASRRPRARVSAREPEPEEVLDLSRLSPELLLLVLSHVPPRTLRTSCRRECGDWRALVDSQXLWMRILAREQGALLPLVRSCLPARLDIRPGLLRCLQAGPPEPRVLLSRFCKLLQFGRNLLLNPCGQEGLQGWTVQHGGDGWVVEVNLTQVPGAPSQNCFVSSYKWCRKKQVLDLVEEGLWPELLDSGKIEICVXWWGARDDCGCVYRLLVQLLDARLNVLDEFSSSLEPVQQGNNHFCFQVTHVFSNIKTGMRFVSFKHWSQDMQFWAGHYGARVTNSSVVVRA, encoded by the exons ATGGACGCCGGGGCCTCCCGACGCCCGCGCGCCCGGGTCTCCGCGCGGGAGCCGGAACCCGAGGAGGTGCTGGACCTGAGCCGGCTCTCCCCGGAGCTGCTTCTGCTGGTGCTGAGCCACGTGCCCCCGCGCACGCTGCGGACCTCCTGCCGCCGGGAGTGCGGGGACTGGCGTGCCCTGGTGGACAGCC GCTTGTGGATGCGCATCCTGGCCCGGGAGCAGGGCGCCCTGCTGCCGCTTGTCCGCAGCTGCCTGCCGGCGCGCCTCGACATCAGGCCCGGCCTCCTGAGATGCCTCCAGGCCGGTCCTCCTGAGCCGCGCGTCCTCCTGAGCCGCTTCTGCAAGCTCCTACAGTTCGGGCGCAACCTTCTCCTCAATCCCTGCGGCCAGGAAGGTCTCCAGGGTTGGACGGTGCAGCACGGTGGGGACGGCTGGGTGGTGGAGGTAAACCTGACACAGGTGCCCGGGGCCCCCTCGCAGAACTGCTTCGTGTCTTCCTACAAGTGGTGTCGCAAAAAGCAGGTCTTGGATCTGGTGGAGGAGGGTTTGTGGCCAGAGCTTCTAGATAGTGGCAAGATTGAGATCTGTG TTTGGTGGGGAGCCCGAGACGACTGTGGTTGTGTGTACCGACTCCTTGTCCAGCTTCTAGATGCCAGGCTGAACGTCCTGGATGAATTTTCTTCCTCCCTCGAACCCGTCCAGCAGGGGAACAACCACTTCTGCTTTCAGGTCACCCACGTGTTCTCCAACATCAAGACGGGCATGCGCTTTGTGTCTTTCAAACACTGGAGCCAGGACATGCAGTTCTGGGCTGGTCACTATGGAGCCCGTGTCACCAACTCCAGTGTGGTCGTGCGGGCCTGA